The Diceros bicornis minor isolate mBicDic1 chromosome 33, mDicBic1.mat.cur, whole genome shotgun sequence sequence atattttctgttctcTCCGGGTAGAACTGAGCACACGTTAGGTGCTCTCTGTAAATATCTGAGGAAGGGTCAACACGGTTTTAACAGATTTCATCTGAGTTCTTTCCCACCCTGAACCTCCCAGTCTGACTTCAGGTTTCCGAGTCCATAAACCACCAGCTTCAGGCTAGGTCATCTGATATCACAGCTACAAGGCTCTGTCCCCTTGTGGGAAGCAGGCCAAACTCTGCCCTGTGATGAAGTCACCTTATGCAACAGCACAAATTCACACAGTTTAGAATTCCAAGAGTAATGAAACTGTTCAACATAAGAAAACTGATGAGcagggaaaatgaaaacaaaagaaaatttatcttttcttagACAATAGAGGGAAACACCAAGGTACGTAAGACATATACAGCAGGAtagtttgctctttcttttttatttagtcaCAACACATCAGTACAACAGAGGTCAAACCCAGTTCAGTGGAGGTCGTTTGAACTACACCTGCTAAAGGAACAAACCTGTAAAATGACGCATTGATGGCCTGAATCGAATTAAATAAACCCAAAAGAAGGGAGCAAAGCCCTTTTAAATATCTCAACGACCACATTTCCATGCACCAAAAAGGAAAACACGACATAGAAATTTCCagttaaaagaaaatatggcaaTTCCAGGAAGAATTAGGTTATGCATTTAACAGGTTCCACTGGACTACTGGATTGACCACTTGCACACTGTGATCACTTAGCCATGTTAACATTTGTGAACTTGAGATCCATGAGATTAAAAATTCATTGCATTGCTTGGGACTGGTAAATACAGGCATAGTCTATGTAATTATCTTCAGCATCCCACAGCCAACTCCACACGGGGACCTAACCTACCAGTGGCTCTCATAACTAAGCCAATACGGTGAGTCCTGGCAGGTGACAGCAGTTAGTCATACGGACTCAGGGCCCCTGATGGTTTCCACATTCACCTTACTGCTGTAGGAGGCAGAGAATTACCCAGTCTTCTTTCTTGGATAAAGCTGATCATCTGATTTGTCAACGCTTTGTTCAGAAATATAAAATTCCATATAGTTCCCCCCGAAGAAGAatattatttatacaacaccttaattgtcaaaatattaacaaatagcaTTGTGTTAACATGGAGCATAGTGGTTTGGaaaattaattctaaaaacaGACTGCAACTACACAAGGAGAAAAACAGACCAGAAACACTAAATGTTAAAATTCCCAAAactttgaggcaaaaatggaatcaTCCTTAGACCGACGGGTTCACAaagtaaattaggcacagtacaAACCTCTCACCAAGCGTTGGTTTATACCGACTATTTCAACTTAATGTTTGGAACGAAATTGGACAACTAGCTTTCAAAAACTGCTAATACGTGACAtgattaaaaaacattaaaaaaaagaaaaagtaaaccaaCAAACCTTTAGTCTTTCAACAAAATTTATCTGCAAGTGTAcctttttgctttttacttttactGACGACTTTAAGGTGATGTTGGCAATAGCCCAGCTCAGCTGGGATTTTAAGCTTCCCCCTCCCTCATCCTACAGCGTCAGTTCTTTAGAAGGCTCCAATCTCCGTGCCCCAAGGTCTATAGGGCTTGCCAAGGCTTGCTGCCTGCGTGGGCGCCGAAGGGCTCAGTGCATTGGGAGAAAGTAAGTGGAAGGAGCCGAAAGAGAAGGGGAAGGCAGACAGGGAGGCCACCGAGGAGAGCAAAGGCGGCGAGAGTTTGGAGGCGGAGGTGACCACGGGGAGCACCGGTCCAAGGCCGCCGCTAGGGGGCGCTCGCAAGGCGGGCGCCTCGGGATGTGCCGAGGCCACCCTGccctggtggtgtggttccgtcgGCGAGGCCGTGGTGCCAGTGGTCCCGTGGCCGTTCTGGGGCAGCAAGAGGGGGTGCGCGACGTGCGGGTGATGTCCGAAGGCGCCCCCCCAGGGAACGTGTCCAAGGCCCGCGTGGGCGCCGCTCGCCGCTTCCCGCTGGGAGGCGTAGTTGTTAAGATGCGAGACCAGTCGAACTCGAAGCGGGTCGGAGGCATCCAGTCCTTCAATGATGCTCAGGTAGCGGGCAACTTCTGCCAGGCATTCCCGAAACCCCAAACTCCGATAGTCCATAGCAAGGGCGTGCGCGTCAAAATAGCCTGAGGAGCAGAACAAAAGAGAAACCTCAGGGCTTTGCTCCTTGCCCGCATTTCTGCAAACCCAAAGGCAGCCCTTCCTGGCGAATACCTACATCCTTAAAAATCGGCCTTCACGGGCTCTTCTGAAAGTCCAAATATTTTGGAGTCCTCCAGAATCCTTGCATTAATCAACATGAGAAGTATGTGTTTGCTAATGCAAGTTCAAAGCCCAATTAGAAGCTGCCGAGCAGAAATTGGAATTATaccctaccagcagatgaaactATGTTCATTCCTTTAATGTTttccctcaacaacaacaaaaaatacatcAAGGACAGAGAAACCACAGAGCAGTGAAATTCATTAGACACACAGATGTAAGTTATCATCGTGGAGCTTTTAGGCAGTGGGTTCTAAGGAAAGCATTTTCCCgctagagacagacacacagaccttgGTCCTCCCACCTTCTGTTAGGTTTTCCCTACTTAACCACAACAGGTTTCCTTCCTCAAGAGTCATGTggcagctcattttttttttaatttctgtatatgAAATTAAGAccatatcctttaaaaaaaagaaaaaagctttttcTCAAAATGGCAATAAACAAATATGATGAGAGCTACCAGATTTTAATCAGGGTTTGTCACAACTTTAGGGCGCCTAAAACATAATAGGTATTTTCCAAAAGAAAGTGCATTAGCTTAATTTGCAGAGGGTTGGAGGGATGAATTCACGGGAGAAAAACCTACTTGCATTTGAAAATGCACTGACAACCGCATACACaggtctctccccacccccaaagcgcACAGTAAAAATAAGGCACCGACTGCGCCAATCCTGGCCTGCGGGCAGCTGCTCCCTCCACCCCACACACTCAGGGCCCCCAGCGGACTAGTGGGTACCTTTCCCCCCTGCAGTATGCAGCATTTTCAGGTGATCCACGGTCATCTGCAGGATCTCGGCTTTTTCCAGCTTAGCAGATCCCTGGAGAAGAGAACAGCAAAAGATGGATTTGGCACCAAGTGCCTTTTGGGAAACAACTTAAAATATATACGCACATACAGGCTCTGTAAATCGTAAAAGTACAGACTAAAGCAAAATGAGCTGCCTTTGGAAAATACGTTGGACTCAGTGTATGAATCCATCTCCTCAGCACAAGCAACACGGTTATTTTCCAAGACACGGATAACTCCAAGATTAGTGAGGGGAAGGATTCAGAAGGCGTGGATGGCTACGCTGAGAGCTCTACCTACTTTCTCCATTACCTGCTTCTCAAAAGCACTGGGTACCAGCCTCCTCAGCTCAGACAAACTGTTATTGATCCGGTCTCGTCGGCGCTTCTCAATGATCTGCAGAAAGCGGGCAAAACAGAGGAGGACATTTCCATGACGACTGTAAATTGCAAAGTGAAGAAAGGTGGTTCTTTCCGTCAATGAATAacgaaacaaaattttaaaaaggagcaCTGTAAAGGGACTCACGCCTCTCCGTCTTTTCCTGGCCAAGATCTGTGAAGATGTAGTTGGGGACATGGAACCTAGAGCCGAACTCAAGTTTCTGAATGAGGGGGGGAAGAAAAGCAGGAATCGCAGTTAAGCCAGGAGAGGGGATCTGAAGGCTCGCCCCCACGCCCTGCCCGCACCCAGCCTGCTCTGGCACCCTGGGCTCGAAATCCCTCACCCCTGCGGGGGCCGGCCCGAGATGCGCAGAGGTCAGCGCAGGGCAGCGGCGCGCCCCGGGCCCTGCCCGCCGTCACCGCGGCTCTGCCGCCGCCAACTCACCCATTCTCATCCGCACTCTCCTTCTCCACCTCGATGGTCTCGTCCAGCTCGCTATCCGAGGAGCTGTACTCGGGGTGGGCTCGCTTCATGCTGGCGGCGCGGGGGCTCCGGGGGAGGGTCGGCGCGGCGGGCAGGGAGGAGTTAACAGCAGCGGCGCCTCTCCGCGCTCGGCTGCTCGCGTTCCGCACACACTGATCCCGCTCACGCTCTGCCTCCGGTTAAAACTCAACCATCCCTTTCCCACGCTGCGCCCCTTCCCAGGGCCCGGGGGAGGGCTGGCGAGGGGGGGCgggcgagggggcggggcggcggcTCCCGGGCAACGGCCTCCCCTCGGCCAATCCGGCTTCTCGCCGCGCTGATTGGCAGCCGttcgggggcggggcggggcggggcgaggcTGCGCGCCAGGGCGAAgccgccccgccccccgcgcccGCCCCTGCCCGGCGGCGGTGCGTCGGCTCCGCGGGGGCTCCGCCGGGCTCCGCGGGGGGAAGCAGGCGGCGCGGGCGGCAGAGGGCCGGCGGCAGGCAGGCGGGGGAGGCCGGGCCGGGACACCAGCCCGCCGGcggccgcggccccgccccgccccgcgcgccccGATTGGCCTGGCCGCGCGCCAGGGCCGCGCCTGCAGCGCCGCCGGTGAGCCGCACGCGCCGCGGGCCGTGGGAAAGTGGCGGCGCCGCGGCCGCCAGCCAAtccgggcggcgggcggcggcggcggcggccgggctggcggcggcggcggcggcgctgggCGTCCGCATGAATGGAGAAGAATGGGCGGGCGGGGGCGCGGGGCCGCGCGAGGGCGCGCCGGCGGGGGCTGGCGGCCGCGGGCCGGACCCCCGTGTGAACCTGTAACCGGAGCCCGGGCGCCGGGCGGCCCCGGAAGCCGCTGCCCTGCGCCGCGGGGACTCTGGGCTGCGGGGCCGCCCGTGCCGGCGGCGGGAGGCGCGCGCTCGGGGGCCCGGCCCGCTGCACCTGGCCGGGCGGCGCGGGGGTGCGGGGCGCCGGGCTCAGTGGCCGCCAGCCCGGGGCCCGGGCGCCTGGAGGGGCAAGACGCGGTTTCGGGAATGTTCTTTTTCGGTTTCTGGGGCCACGTCCCCACGGGCAGCCGGCCTGGCTTCCCAGCTTCCAGGGTGGAATGGATTCCCCTGTGCACCTCATTTCCGGGGAAGTGAGCGCTTGTTTTCTTGGCTGACTGAGGTGGGGGGGGCCCTGGGAATAGTCTTTATGTTTGggggggttcttttttttttcttcttcaggcgTCGGCGGCCAGATCCTCTCGGCGGGCGGCAGGGTGGCTGGGCTGCGCGTTGGCGTCCGAGGCCGCCTCGCTGCAGGAGTGCACGTCTCTGACCGTAGACACACACACGCAGGCA is a genomic window containing:
- the HEY1 gene encoding hairy/enhancer-of-split related with YRPW motif protein 1 isoform X1, with amino-acid sequence MKRAHPEYSSSDSELDETIEVEKESADENGNLSSALGSMSPTTSSQILARKRRRGIIEKRRRDRINNSLSELRRLVPSAFEKQGSAKLEKAEILQMTVDHLKMLHTAGGKGYFDAHALAMDYRSLGFRECLAEVARYLSIIEGLDASDPLRVRLVSHLNNYASQREAASGAHAGLGHVPWGGAFGHHPHVAHPLLLPQNGHGTTGTTASPTEPHHQGRVASAHPEAPALRAPPSGGLGPVLPVVTSASKLSPPLLSSVASLSAFPFSFGSFHLLSPNALSPSAPTQAASLGKPYRPWGTEIGAF
- the HEY1 gene encoding hairy/enhancer-of-split related with YRPW motif protein 1 isoform X2; protein product: MVLISYTEIKKKMSCHMTLEEGNLLWLSRENLTEGYFDAHALAMDYRSLGFRECLAEVARYLSIIEGLDASDPLRVRLVSHLNNYASQREAASGAHAGLGHVPWGGAFGHHPHVAHPLLLPQNGHGTTGTTASPTEPHHQGRVASAHPEAPALRAPPSGGLGPVLPVVTSASKLSPPLLSSVASLSAFPFSFGSFHLLSPNALSPSAPTQAASLGKPYRPWGTEIGAF